TAAAGAATTACAAGAAAAGACTCGTGAAGAATATAATAAGGATCTAGCAAAAAGTTCGGAAAAATTATATGATAACCTCTCTGATGCCGAGAAGGAGAAGATATCGAACAAAAATGAATTTATTAATAATACCAAATTTGCATTGGATGAACTTGCTAAACTGATGGATAAGGGATTGGAAATCCATCATTCAATTGAAGCTTCTCCAGAGGCTAAAGCAAATTTTCCAGATTTTTCAGCTGCAAAACAATTGATCGAATCTCAGAAATTATTAGATAAGCGCGACTAAAAACGGCGTCTAACTATCGGCTCTGACGCTTCGCTTCAGGATTGCTTCGCAACCCTCGCTTGGGCTACGCCACATTTCGCTTTGTCACTCGCCTTGCAGGGCAAGTCTCGCGCCAAGTGCTTCGCACTCGCGAAACGTCGTCAAGCCTTGGTCGTTATACGCAATATTTAAAAAACTGTATCCTATAAGAAAAAAATGAAAACACTATCAATTGCCACCTCTGCTATACTTTCTATCATTATCTGGGGCTTTGTGCTTCACTTTTTTGTAATAAATTCTGGGAATCTCATAATAGAAGAAGGATTCATCACGAAACTACCAAATTCATATCTGGTATCAACTTACCTGCATCTTTCCTTGCTGATCTTTATTGCAATTTATGTTTTTAGAAAGAAGACTAATTACAAAAACTCTATTGTATTCCTTTCTTTACTCGCTATTCCAAGTGTGACTTCGCTGATAGTGCTATCTTTGATGGATGGTTCTATCTTGAATGGGCAAAAGTATTCAGCACATGTCATCGCGAACTGGAATTATTCAGATATTATTTTCTACTTCGCTCTTTATTTAAAGGCTTTAAACTTTGTTTCTTAAATTGAATGAAGAGTTATAGGAATTAAGTAAGAATAGGGACTATTTAATATTTCCTATTTTCGTTTAAATACTGCGTATAACTTTCGGTGCCTCCGCGCCGCTCGGGGCTTGCTATCGCAACCCGCTCGCTTGGGCTTCGCCACATTCGCTTCTGTCACTACACTTGCTTGTGCAAGTTCGTGCCATCGCGAACGTCGGAGCACCTTGGTCGTTAGACGAAATCCAAAATTAAAGTAAATTTGTATGAACGATACATATAGTTTTTTCAGATACACATTGCCGGGAGTTCTTTTTCTCATCGAGCTTAGTATTCTGGTAATTATTTTAGATTGGGATGGAGTCGTTAATTTCATTTATTCAGAAAATAATAAGCTTAATGGCCTTAATCTTACATTAGTTGTTCTTTTTTTAACTTCCATATCATTTGGAATAGGTGCGATTCTTAGTCTTTTTTATAGAATCTTTTCCTGCCTTAAAATTGATTATTCTTCATTTCTTAAAAAGGTAAAGGAGAATGAATTTATTGATTTTGACAAACTAACCCCAACGATTCCGGCTTACAGAGATATCGATTTAAAAAAATATGGATGGGTTATAGTAACTTCTTTTTGGTTTGAACGAGTGGGATCTTCAGAATTGATTAAAGGTGCCGTCGATAGAGCTCAAAGTCTTTCGAATCTTTTGCATAATTCAGCTGCTTGTTTAGCAGGGTCCTTTATATTACCGTTTATATTAATTTTCTATATTTATCGCAAAGGTGGATTAGCTTTATTCTCTTGTTGCGGTGTAATTCTTTCCTTTGTAGTTACTGTAGCAGTAATTTATGCTCACCATAAATCGTATTTAGATGCAAAATTTACGCTAAAGGCATTTGTCGAAATTATTCTATGGAATGCTTTAAAGAATGAGAAAGCAGGGAAAATAAGTAAACGAAAGTAGCCAAATTTTGGACTTCGTCTAACTATCGGCTCTGACGCTGCGCTTCAGGATTGCTTCGCAACCTTCGCTTGGCCTCCGGCACATTGGCTTCAGTCACGACTTTTGCAAAAGCAAAAGATCGTGCCTGTCCCTAACGCCTCTTCGAGGCTCAGGGATCGCCAACGTCGTCAAGCCTTGGTCGTTAAGCGGACATGGCTAAAAATTTATTCAAAATGAAAAATTCTATAATCTTATTAATCCTTTTACTGGCATTCTCTTTGTTTAGCCAGGTCCACCATGACTATCCAGGACATGGTGCTAGCTTAGGAGGTAATAAAAAGAGGACACTCGAATTATTTTCTTATTATGGAGGAACTTGTAATGATAAAGGAGAATCGCAGCTAATTTGCAATGTAAAGGAATTTGATTATGAAATTAATTTTTCTAAAGAAGGATTGATCGTGAGCTATTTTCGCACGGTTAAATCAGCCGATTTAATTAAAAGTTATGGATATAGTAATCCTCCGAAAAGTATGCCTTTCATAAATCATCTATATGGACATACTTCAATTTATGGTTTTCCAGTTATATTTAATTTGGAGAAACAAGTGGCGTTGTATAATAGCAATTATATAACAGATAATTATATTATTCTCATAATTGATGAATTAGGAAATTACCGATTTTCAGCTTGTACGGAGCTATCAAATTGTAAGGATATTTATTTGCTAAAAAAAGCAATTTCGGCAAATACTCAATGGCGATGTGATCTTCATAGCGAAGTGATTTGTAGCTCGGATAAATTTAAAAAATATCTAAAATAAAAGCCACGTCGCTTAACTATCGGCTCTGACGCATCGCTTCGAGATTGCTGTCGCAACTCTCACTCGGGCTACGCCACATTTCGCTTTGTCACTCGCCTTGCAGTAGCAAGTCTCGCGCCAAGTCCTTGCGGACTCGCGAAACGTCGTCAAGCCTTGGTCGTTAGGCGCAATATCGCGATTTTGTATTTTTGAATTTAGTAAGCGTAAATCCTTTCCTAAAATATGAGTGGAATTTGATTTTAGGTCAGACCGCTTTTCACCCTTTTCTTGCCTTATATCGTAAACTGAAAGGTTCTACAGAATGTTTGAATCCATCAGAACTACCTGGATATATCTTCCGTTTGATCCTGCGAAAAGGGTTCGCTACTTTATATTCTGAAAGTGAATTAGTCAGTAATTGACTTTTATTCTATTTGAGGATTTTATAGAGTAGGGCTTTAGTGCAACGTGTTAGGGGCGATACTGCTGCCTAACTATCGGTGCTTCCGCTCCGCTCGGAGTTCGCTTGCGCGACTCGCTCGCTCGGGCTTCGCCACATTTGCTTCTGTCACTTCGTTTGCATGCGCAAACTTGTGCCATCGCAAACGTCGGAACACCTTGGTCGTTAGACGAAATGCTTTTAGAATATGTCCATAATTAAAGATATCTGGTTTCATACGAATTTAGATCTTAATATTTTGGCATCCAATATAGGCTTAATTCAAGTCGAAATGGATGCAGAAAACCATTGGGAATGGGTCACTGGATATTTAGAAAATGTGCAATTAGATATTACCAGACCGATCGATTCAAAAAGTGATATTTATGAGGTAAGGATATTTCGCTTGGGTGAATCTCCTATTATTTCTGGAGAATTGCATTCTTTAATAGTAACTAGGTTAATCAAATTAGGAATCTCTCCGATTTATATAGGTATTTGGAATTATTTATCAGGAAATGATTTTGAAAAAAATATTCTTTCCAAAATTATATAATAGAATTTCGAATCGGTCGTCTTTTCTACGACAATTAAAGTATGTGATTTCCTTCTTTTTGCGATGAATACATTTCGCTTTATATAGATTAGTTATTGACCTCATCTATATAAAGCACTTCGTCTAACTATCGGCTCTGGCGCTTCGCTTCGAGATGCTACGCACTCTCGCTCGGGCTGCGCCACATTGGCTCAGTCACTCGAATTGCAGAGCAATTCTTGTGCCTGTCTTCACTTACGTTCAGCTCGCCAACGTCGCCAAGCCTTGGTCGTTAGACGCAATGCTCGCAAGATATTACTTCTCAAGAAAAAATAGATACCTCAATCTCGCATAAATTTGACAAAAGTTTAAAAAAAGACTAAATAATTGCGAAAACTTTAAGTCTTCAGCAAATAGTATTTCTTTATGAAGGATAAAGACGACATTTCCGAAAGATTACTTTTGCAGAGAGTAAGGAATCGAATAACTGAAGTACTTGATATCGCTTCGGATATAGAGGCTCATTACCGATTTGGTGGAGATGAAATTATTAATCTATGGGAAGATTGGGTAGACGAATATAGATTAAATAGATATATAGAGCCAGTATTCAGTAAGTCGGAGCAAACTGCAATAAAAGACTTTCACAGAATTTGGTTGTACGTTTGCGAAAATACTCCCCAAATTTTGCCGCCTGTTGAGGAACTTTCTCGAAGTGACCTATGGTTACAATTGATAGCGATTGCTCAGGATTCATTGTCAATAATGAATGAACGGGGTAAATTTTCTGAAGAAACTGAATTGACTGATGATGAGTTAAGTCAGTAGTTCCACTCTTAGTGCGATCACAGCGTCTAACTATCGGCTCTGACGCTTCGCTTCGAGATTGCTTCGCAACTCTTGCTCGGGCTGCGCCACATTTCGCTTTGTCACTCGTTTTGCTCAGCAAAACTCGCGCCAAGTCCTTCGGACTCGCGAAACGTCGTCAAGCCTTGGTCGTTAGGCGCAATATCGCGATTTTGTATTTTTGAATTTAGTAAGCGTAAATCATATTCTAAAACAAGAGCGGAATTTGGTTTTAGGTCAGGTCGCTTTTCACCCTTTTCTTGCCTTATATCGTAAAACTGAAAGACTCAATCGAATGTTTGAATCCATCAGAACTACCTGGATATATCTTCCGTTGAATCCTGCGAAAAGGGTTCGCTACTTTATATTCTGAAAGTGAATTATTCACTAATTGACTTTTATTCTATTTGAGGATTTTGTAGAGTAGGGCTTGGGTGCAATGTGCTAGGAGCGATACTGCTGCCTAACTATCGGTGCTTCCGCTCCGCTCGGAGTTCGCTTGCGCGACTCGCTCGCTCGGGCTTCGCCACATTTCGCTTTGTCACTCGCCTTGCGGTGGCAAGTCTCGTGCCAAGTGCTTCGCACTCGCAAAACGTCGGAACACCTTGGTCGTTAGGCGACATTTTTAAAATTTTCATTACTATCAGAATAATTTGTAAGTTATAGAAACGAGAACTATGAATCCAGATTTCGATTTGTTTGATCATGATTCGGAGACCTTGAGGGTAAAAGGTAGATTAACCGAATTGTTTAACGATTTTGAAATTACTTTGCGTTCCTCACTCTTTGCTGAGCGAAATGGCGGAATGACGATTCATGGAATCTTTGCGGAGTTTAGTCATTATTTTAATAATAATTATGAATCTTTTGGTGATGATCAACTAATTGAATTGTTTGCATTCATTGAAGATTGTCTTATAACTGATTATGACGTTCTTAATAATGCTGTCTATACTTGCTTTTTAGAGAATATTGATAGTAGTAAGATTAAAATAAAAATTAATATTATCTTGGGTGAAAAGACTAGTAAATATTTAAAAGAATTGGATATGTGAGACATTTCCTACAAATATTAAAAACGGTCGCCTAACTATCGGTGCTTCCGCTGCGCTTCGAGATCGCTAACGCGACTCTCGCTCGGGCTTCGCCACATTTGCTTCAGTCACTTCGTTTGCATGCGCAAACTCGTGCCATTGCAAACGTCGGAACACCTTGGTCGTTAGACGCAATTAAATAAAAATGATTGTAAGATGGATATTTACAATTCTGCTAATTATCGGGCATTTCCTGACTAATTATACACTTAATTTTTTGAATGAAATGGCTATCTATATACTTGGGAGAGATGCTAAGTATTTTTTCTCCGTTTATCTCGATGGACCTTTTATTGTATTTATACCGACTTATCTTATAAGCGCTTTCATACTTTGCTTCGAATATATTAGATTGAAATACATCGGAAGAACGAAATTAACAGCAGAGAATCTATACGTTTTGAAAGGATTAACTGTTCAAGAGGAATCTTTAACGGAAAAATCCGATTTTTTTCTGACCTCCTTAGGTCTTGTTATTTTCCTTACTTTTTCTTATGCTTTTGTCTTTGGAGGGGGAACGATTATAAGAAGTGGCAGAATACAAGATTACTCATTTTATATGATATCGACTGAGGAAGCACTTTCTGATGTAATTTACGCAAAATTTGAAAAGAAAAGCAGATGGGGATCTTTAGATAAAGTAATTCTTACATTTCGGGATTCAAAAGAAATAAAGATATACTATAATATACAATGGTTATTTGAAATTCTCGACAAGTATGATGTTATTATAGAGGGAAGATAAATCAGCTTTGATCAATTTAACTGCGTCTAACTATCGGCTCTGACGCTTCGCTTCGAGATTGCTGCGCAACTCTCGCTTGGGCTACGCCACATTTCGCTTTGTCACTCGTCTTGCAGTAGCAAGTCTCGCGCCAAGTCCTAACGGACTCGCGAAACGTCGTCAAGCCTTGGTCGTTATACGCAAAACCGGAGAAGTTACTCTTTCAAGAAAAATTAGATAATAATCTGCTACACTAAAGAATGAATATTAAAGAACTAATTATTAAATTAAAATATCTTTCGAATGAACTTTTGATATATGATAATTATATTTTATATACTAAGCTTTCAGAAGCCGAAATTTTCGAACGAATTCTTAGTATTTCTGATAGCGATTACTTTAAAAGAGTAGTTAAAAATCAATTTCAAATGTATCGGAAAATAGGGTATAGAAATGCTGCTTTGCCGTTCTTGCAAGGGACCCTGTTCCCTGAAAAAGGAGTTACATTTATTTCTATTAGGGCTGGATTGCATCTAGTAACGAAGTTAATAATTGGTATATTTATTCTTGTACCTTTTATTATTCAAATAGTATCTTTCTTCTAATTAGCTAAATTAAATGTGAGCAGCGATAAAATAAACCTGAAGCTCTTAATTATTCCTTTTTTTGCATATTTTGGTATATTGATTGTATTCAGATCTGAAGCAAAAATTATTAAAAGTTTCATTTGCGAATTACTTGATGCGAAAAGTTAATGAAAAGTAACCGTCCTTTAGATTTAAGAAAGTAATTTCGTATCATATCCGGTTCAGCGTATAACTATCGGTGCTTCCGCAGCGCTTCGAGCTTGCTTACGCAACTCTCGCTCGGGCTACGCCACATTCGCGTCCGTCACTTCGTTTGCAAAGCAAACTCGCGCCGTTGCGAACGTCGGAACACCTTGGTCGTTATCCGAACATTCCAGCCAGAATTTGTTTTTTTTGTTTGTTTTTGAATTCTAAGTTTTTGTAATATAGATTCAAGCGCTTGGACGTTTGCTAAATAATTAGCTGCTATTTC
This region of Leptospira andrefontaineae genomic DNA includes:
- a CDS encoding DUF7674 family protein translates to MNPDFDLFDHDSETLRVKGRLTELFNDFEITLRSSLFAERNGGMTIHGIFAEFSHYFNNNYESFGDDQLIELFAFIEDCLITDYDVLNNAVYTCFLENIDSSKIKIKINIILGEKTSKYLKELDM